Proteins from a genomic interval of Arachis hypogaea cultivar Tifrunner chromosome 10, arahy.Tifrunner.gnm2.J5K5, whole genome shotgun sequence:
- the LOC112715087 gene encoding very-long-chain 3-oxoacyl-CoA reductase 1, whose protein sequence is MELIDLFMVSTTALGFIFVLKNLFNFVKWVWRMFFRAPKNLRDYGSWAIITGSTDGIGKAMALELASKGLNLLLLGRNPTKLEATSNEIREKNNKVSVEVKCLVVDFEKENGERIKERVEEAIEGLDVGILVNSAGLAYRYARFFHEVDSNLINSIIKVNVEGTTWITKAVIQKMVDKKKGAIINMGSGSTVVLPSYPLVTLYAATKAYLAMLSRSISLEYKQQGIDIQCQAPLFVSTKMTKMGSSVFVPTAEKYIKSCTRWIGYESVVEPYLLHSLQGFFIRAIPDPLVDSYLLRYFLYWRKRGLLKDSNTSNNLPPSS, encoded by the exons ATGGAGTTGATTGATCTCTTCATGGTGTCAACAACAGCATTAGGCTTCATCTTTGTTTTGAAGAATCTCTTCAATTTTGTGAAGTGGGTATGGAGAATGTTCTTCAGGGCTCCAAAGAATCTAAGAGACTATGGTTCATGGGCCATAATCACTGGCTCCACTGATGGAATTGGCAAAGCCATGGCACTTGAATTGGCATCTAAGGGTCTCAACCTTCTCTTGCTTGGTAGAAACCCTACAAAGCTTGAAGCCACATCCAATGAGATAAGAGAAAAGAACAATAAGGTTAGTGTTGAAGTCAAGTGTTTGGTCGTTGACTTTGAGAAAGAAAATGGAGAGAGAATAAAAGAAAGGGTTGAGGAAGCAATAGAGGGTTTGGATGTTGGAATTCTTGTAAATAGTGCTGGATTGGCATACCGTTATGCTAGATTCTTTCACGAGGTTGATTCTAATCTTATAAATAGTATCATAAAAGTGAATGTTGAAGGAACTACTTGGATCacaaaagcagtgattcaaaagaTGGTAGACAAGAAGAAAGGAGCAATTATTAATATGGGTTCTGGTTCCACTGTTGTCCTTCCTTCTTATCCTTTGGTTACCCTCTATGCCGCCACCAAAGC ATATCTTGCAATGTTGTCAAGAAGCATCAGTTTGGAATATAAGCAACAAGGAATTGACATCCAGTGTCAG GCTCCATTATTTGTGTCAACTAAGATGACAAAGATGGGAAGTTCAGTGTTTGTTCCAACGGCAGAGAAGTATATAAAATCATGCACAAGATGGATTGGGTATGAAAGTGTGGTTGAGCCCTATTTGCTCCATTCTCTGCAAGGTTTTTTCATAAGAGCAATTCCTGACCCACTTGTTGATTCTTATTTGCTTCGTTATTTTCTATATTGGCGCAAAAGGGGGCTCCTCAAGGACTCCAACACTTCCAACAATTTACCACCATCATCTTAA
- the LOC140175852 gene encoding uncharacterized protein: MAKNFDDMFNEALYDKRRRQDNTLIDNWIDEYLLEDSEEEDIDRSPIPITRRWINRDREAGHDRLFQDYFADEPVYNADIFRRRFRMRRDVFLRIVDALSNVYPYFHQRVDATGRRGLSPLQKCTAAIRMLAYGVAADAVDDYVRIGESTTIECLEKFVEGVISVFQDEYLRKSNPNDVHHLLQMAEGRGFPDMLGSIDCMHWQWKNCPKAWKGMYMSGYRGVATIVLEVVASSDLWIWHAFFGVSGSNNDINVLDCSPVFDDILNDRAPEVNYTINGNNYTMGYYLADGIYPEWATFVKSISKPQGEKRKLFVQYQEGQRKDVERAFGVLQARFAIIRGPARFWEKKKLANIMRACIILHNMIVEDERDTYAGNFAQGLEWAINRNWNEFPTGDGLII, from the exons ATGGCTAAaaattttgatgatatgtttaatgaggctttgtatgACAAAAGAAGACGGCAAGATAACACACTGATAGATAATTGGATCGATGAGTATTTACTCgaagattcagaagaagaagatatcgatAGAAGCCCTATCCCAATTACTCGTAGATGGATCAACAGAGATCGAGAAGCAGGACATGATCGCCTTTTTCAAGATTACTTTGCAGATGAACCGGTGTATAATGCTGACATTTTTCGACGGAGATTTCGAATGAGAAGAGATGTGTTCCTTCGGATAGTAGACGCTCTCTCAAACGTCTATCCGTATTTCCACCAGAGGGTTgatgcaactggaagaagaggcttgTCGCCACTTCAGAAATGTACCGCTGCGATACGGATGTTAGCATACGGCGTAGCAGCTGAtgctgttgatgattatgtgcgcataggcgagagcactacaattgaatgcttggaaaaatttgttgaaggtgtcattTCTGTGTTCCAGGATGAATACTTGCGAAAATCCAATCCAAATGACGTACACCACCTGCTACAAATGGCGGAGGGTCGTGGCTTCCCTGACATGTTGGGTAGTATTGACTGCATGCATTGGCAATGGAAAAATTGTCCAAAGGCGTGGAAAGgtatgtacatgagtggttatcgtGGGGTTGCAACCATTGTACTTGAGGTTGTAGCATCTTCAGACCTTTGGATATGGCATGCGTTCTTTGGAGTTTCTGGTTCAAACAACGATATCAACGTGTTAGATTGTTCTCCAGTATTTGATGACATTCTAAATGATCGTGCTCCGGaggtaaattatactattaatggtaataattatacaATGGGATACTACTTAGCAGATGGTATTTATCCTGAATGGgccacatttgtcaaatcaatctcaaagccacaaggggagaaacgcaagttatttgtacaataccaagaagggcaaagaaaagatgtggaacgagcattcggagtgttgcaagcacgctttgcaattatacgtggtccagctcgtttttgggaaaagaagaagcttgccaacataatgagagcttgtattatattacataatatgattgttgaggatgaaagagacacttatgcaggaaattttgctcaaggcttaga gtgggccataaacagGAACTGGAATGAGTttcctactggagatggtctaatAATATGA